Proteins co-encoded in one Rhodococcus sp. PAMC28707 genomic window:
- a CDS encoding FUSC family protein, which yields MAVRFLHETSRFLAVSDPGRLRLRSATATTLTLVLAIAFLLPASNLVGQPITVALLGSVVAMQSAAAVKDKDQRSRVVTTLLLFFPAAAAVSLSAILSQFGPVADVGFIIVLFAAVWVRRYGPRGTALGMVAFICYFFALFLRAQPSQIPIFLVSIACGVAISLLVRTVILPERPGVELRRLVRALRAASIDVLEVASNRSERDLVTLRKKLDRLGRTALMIDDWLDHNDAAQLFSVTSDDLSLRIFDAQIATEQLVSALWALDSNEPWPEPLGEATTALGSSLQNNPSENQLRAARRLATAAADKADPSTKAGIATAVAMRAVQAHIAIQNITSNALLEDPKSPVEKKEDVADPVTDGDESAGLNPSTKAAIQVAVATSAATILGELISPDRWYWAVLTAFLVFTGASTRGEILSRASHRVVGTIAGVLAGVVLSALVGPDRPLQLVLLVVCVFCAFYLVTVAYALLSFFITVMLAMLYGLLGTFSLEVLELRIYETAAGGLVGIASAYFVFSTGTRSTLVTKVENYLDRMSTIIDSSIDSVVEPGSATNLVADVRKLDNALKELMTAGKPLELGPTTRTRRGTKRLLRIMAVSNRSGHALARAGVGAARAEPESRPSEATTLAIREAAEVTKSTIGDVKRALAGEHVEPPEKLTETSAHDVMLESKTTSGSVRSAVRALGTLNRTMGEALSRG from the coding sequence ATGGCAGTTCGTTTCTTGCACGAGACGTCGCGTTTTCTTGCCGTCTCCGACCCCGGCAGGCTTCGGCTGCGCAGTGCAACGGCAACGACGCTGACCTTGGTTCTCGCCATTGCATTTCTTCTACCGGCGTCGAATCTGGTCGGTCAACCGATCACGGTCGCGCTGTTGGGCTCCGTCGTTGCGATGCAGTCGGCTGCGGCGGTGAAGGACAAGGACCAGCGCAGCCGCGTCGTCACCACCCTGCTGCTGTTCTTCCCGGCCGCCGCTGCAGTCTCGCTCTCGGCGATCCTGTCGCAGTTCGGCCCGGTTGCCGATGTCGGATTCATCATCGTGCTTTTCGCCGCCGTTTGGGTCAGGCGGTACGGCCCACGAGGAACTGCCCTGGGCATGGTGGCCTTCATCTGCTATTTTTTTGCCCTTTTCCTGCGTGCGCAGCCAAGCCAGATTCCAATTTTCTTGGTATCGATCGCGTGCGGTGTCGCGATATCGCTGCTCGTTCGGACGGTGATCCTCCCAGAGCGGCCAGGGGTCGAACTGCGAAGGCTTGTGCGCGCACTTCGGGCTGCGTCGATAGATGTGCTCGAGGTCGCGTCGAACCGGAGCGAGCGTGATCTCGTGACATTGCGCAAGAAGCTGGACCGGCTCGGCCGCACCGCCCTGATGATCGACGACTGGCTCGACCACAACGACGCGGCCCAACTTTTCAGCGTCACCAGCGACGACCTCTCACTACGAATCTTCGATGCGCAGATCGCCACCGAACAGTTGGTGAGTGCACTCTGGGCGCTCGATTCGAACGAGCCATGGCCGGAACCGCTCGGTGAGGCTACGACCGCCCTCGGTTCGAGCCTGCAGAACAACCCATCGGAAAATCAACTGCGTGCGGCGCGACGTCTCGCTACGGCGGCGGCCGACAAGGCGGACCCGTCGACCAAGGCAGGAATCGCTACGGCGGTTGCTATGCGAGCTGTGCAGGCCCACATTGCAATCCAAAACATCACCAGCAATGCGTTGCTCGAGGATCCAAAATCCCCAGTGGAGAAAAAGGAGGATGTCGCCGACCCCGTTACCGACGGCGATGAATCCGCTGGTCTGAATCCCAGCACGAAGGCCGCCATTCAGGTTGCTGTAGCCACCAGTGCTGCAACGATTCTCGGCGAGCTCATCTCGCCCGATCGCTGGTACTGGGCAGTCCTGACAGCGTTCCTGGTGTTCACCGGAGCATCGACGCGCGGTGAGATCCTCTCCCGTGCCAGCCATCGAGTCGTCGGAACCATCGCCGGAGTTCTTGCTGGAGTGGTGTTGTCCGCCCTTGTCGGACCTGATCGACCACTCCAACTCGTACTACTGGTCGTATGCGTGTTCTGTGCGTTCTACCTCGTCACCGTTGCCTACGCGCTGCTCTCGTTCTTCATCACAGTGATGCTTGCGATGTTGTACGGCCTTCTCGGAACCTTCAGTCTCGAGGTGCTCGAACTACGAATCTACGAAACCGCCGCGGGAGGGCTGGTCGGCATCGCGTCGGCGTATTTCGTCTTCTCCACCGGAACACGATCGACGCTGGTGACGAAGGTCGAGAATTACCTCGACCGGATGTCGACGATCATCGACTCGAGTATCGATTCCGTCGTCGAACCCGGAAGTGCGACGAACCTCGTCGCCGACGTACGCAAGCTCGACAACGCGTTGAAAGAGCTCATGACGGCAGGAAAACCGCTGGAGCTGGGCCCGACCACCCGCACTCGCAGGGGCACCAAGCGGTTGCTGCGGATCATGGCGGTCAGCAACCGATCCGGACATGCACTCGCCAGAGCCGGAGTCGGCGCAGCACGCGCCGAACCGGAATCGAGACCGTCCGAGGCAACGACGTTGGCGATTCGGGAGGCCGCGGAAGTCACGAAATCTACGATCGGCGACGTCAAACGAGCCCTCGCGGGTGAACACGTCGAGCCGCCGGAGAAACTCACCGAGACTTCCGCCCACGACGTCATGCTCGAGTCCAAGACCACCTCTGGATCCGTGCGTAGCGCGGTCCGCGCGCTGGGTACCTTGAATCGCACGATGGGGGAAGCTCTCAGCCGCGGCTGA
- a CDS encoding plastocyanin/azurin family copper-binding protein, whose protein sequence is MKTSRAISGCIASAFVFASLIGCSSPEPEQAPASVANQVTVKDRTYSPSSITVGVGDTVTWVFDDGGITHDVVADDKSFRSPLMTSNTFTHKFTEPGTYTYHCTPHPDMMGTVVVQG, encoded by the coding sequence GTGAAAACTTCGAGGGCCATCTCAGGGTGTATCGCATCGGCATTCGTCTTCGCATCTCTGATCGGCTGTTCGTCCCCTGAACCCGAACAAGCTCCGGCGTCGGTGGCGAACCAGGTGACGGTGAAAGACCGCACCTACTCGCCTTCGAGCATCACCGTCGGCGTCGGCGACACGGTGACCTGGGTGTTCGACGACGGTGGCATCACGCACGACGTCGTCGCCGATGACAAGTCGTTCCGTAGCCCGCTGATGACCTCGAATACGTTCACCCACAAGTTCACCGAGCCGGGAACGTACACGTATCACTGCACCCCGCACCCGGACATGATGGGAACCGTTGTCGTTCAGGGCTGA
- a CDS encoding DUF2752 domain-containing protein — protein sequence MTWARITDIVEQVISLDLRRGTRAPLTVGGLAVAAGALLYVRDPRTSTYLPCPIHAVTGLWCPGCGTTRALGDLVRGDLYSALTTNALAVGLVAVGVVVWGVWLRARARGTVLRSRRPPTWLFVASVAVVLAFTILRNIPVGSWLAPAS from the coding sequence ATGACCTGGGCTCGCATCACCGATATCGTGGAACAGGTGATCTCACTCGATCTGCGTAGGGGGACAAGAGCGCCGCTGACTGTCGGCGGTCTTGCCGTCGCGGCCGGGGCTTTGTTGTACGTCCGGGACCCACGGACGTCGACTTATCTTCCGTGCCCGATCCATGCCGTCACCGGGTTGTGGTGTCCGGGGTGTGGCACGACGCGGGCCCTCGGTGACCTGGTGCGCGGTGACCTCTACTCCGCCCTGACTACGAACGCGCTGGCCGTCGGACTCGTCGCCGTGGGTGTCGTGGTGTGGGGCGTGTGGCTGCGCGCACGTGCCCGCGGAACGGTCTTACGCAGCCGGCGCCCGCCGACGTGGCTGTTCGTCGCGAGTGTCGCCGTCGTACTGGCGTTCACGATTCTGCGCAACATCCCAGTCGGCAGTTGGCTCGCGCCGGCGTCGTAG
- a CDS encoding GntR family transcriptional regulator translates to MSILASNPTSASEQAYLTVKELIVTGELPGGELVSEGDIAARMDVSRTPVREAFLRLQVEGWMRLYPKRGALVVPIAPGEAEHIVSARWIVETASVRAVVGDKRARTELLADLRSNLERQRGLVETGTAAEFSAADADFHRLIVRAGGNPLLDEFYTGLRERQRRMTAHSLIRDPGQISRIVDDHGELTDLIEAGDVDGFADAVEQHMNRVHGLTEDGRR, encoded by the coding sequence GTGTCTATCCTCGCATCGAACCCGACATCGGCATCGGAGCAGGCTTACCTGACCGTCAAGGAGCTCATCGTTACCGGTGAACTCCCCGGCGGCGAGCTGGTCAGCGAAGGTGACATCGCCGCTCGCATGGACGTGAGCCGGACTCCGGTCCGCGAGGCCTTCCTCCGACTTCAGGTCGAAGGGTGGATGCGGCTCTATCCCAAGCGAGGGGCACTCGTGGTGCCGATCGCGCCCGGGGAGGCCGAACATATCGTCTCGGCACGCTGGATCGTCGAGACTGCGAGCGTTCGCGCTGTCGTCGGTGACAAACGGGCCCGAACCGAACTTCTCGCTGATCTGCGCAGCAACCTCGAGCGTCAACGTGGCCTTGTCGAGACGGGCACGGCAGCCGAATTCAGCGCTGCCGACGCAGACTTTCACCGGCTGATAGTGCGTGCAGGCGGCAACCCACTTCTCGACGAGTTCTACACAGGTCTTCGCGAGCGCCAACGACGGATGACGGCGCATTCGCTCATCCGCGATCCCGGGCAGATCTCGCGGATCGTCGACGATCACGGCGAGCTCACCGACCTTATCGAAGCAGGCGACGTCGACGGTTTCGCTGATGCGGTCGAGCAACATATGAACCGGGTACATGGATTGACCGAGGATGGTCGGCGATGA
- a CDS encoding MFS transporter: MIALSTGSNVTKVGSARWLLVAAGMFAVAWGGNEFTPLLVMYRLEHGFSAVTVDLFLFAYVIGIVPALLICGPLSDRLGRRPVMLPATAVAAAGSILISLGADSAGVLFSGRVLSGVALGIGMAVGGSWVKELTALDPSSAAGAGARRAAMSLTAGFALGAGVAGILAQWAPWPTHLAYLVHVGICVLAGIGMASVPETRAAVPPVDREPLRKDLLIPAASHRRFLLVVVPLAPWVFGAASVAYAVLPSLMADSSGGYPIALSALMSVIALGSGFAIQAVGRRIDTPTHARGALVALAILVFGMLLAAWAASVLTIAAALIAAAVLGCGYGMALVSGLQEVQRIAGPDDLAGLTAVFYSLTYLGFAIPAILSALTEQWPGVVTYPAIFVFGSVLAALCWVFIRARSRAHLP; encoded by the coding sequence ATGATCGCACTCTCCACCGGGTCGAACGTCACCAAGGTCGGTTCTGCGCGTTGGCTACTCGTCGCGGCAGGTATGTTCGCCGTCGCTTGGGGCGGAAACGAATTCACCCCACTTCTGGTGATGTACCGGCTCGAGCACGGCTTCTCCGCCGTCACGGTCGATTTGTTCCTGTTCGCGTATGTCATCGGGATTGTGCCGGCGCTGCTCATCTGCGGGCCGCTGTCCGACCGGCTGGGTCGACGGCCGGTGATGTTGCCCGCGACGGCCGTGGCCGCTGCCGGATCGATTCTCATCTCGCTCGGCGCCGACAGCGCAGGCGTGCTGTTCAGCGGCCGGGTTCTCAGCGGAGTCGCTCTCGGTATCGGGATGGCTGTCGGAGGCAGTTGGGTGAAAGAGCTTACCGCCCTGGACCCTTCGTCCGCAGCCGGTGCGGGAGCACGTCGCGCAGCGATGAGTCTGACCGCAGGTTTCGCGCTCGGTGCAGGCGTCGCGGGCATCCTGGCCCAGTGGGCGCCTTGGCCGACGCACCTCGCGTACCTCGTTCATGTGGGCATCTGCGTCCTCGCGGGGATCGGTATGGCTTCGGTGCCGGAGACGCGCGCTGCCGTGCCGCCGGTGGATCGTGAACCGCTTCGCAAAGATCTGTTGATCCCCGCGGCGTCGCATCGCAGATTTCTGCTGGTCGTCGTTCCGTTGGCGCCGTGGGTGTTCGGTGCCGCGAGTGTCGCGTACGCGGTGCTGCCGTCGTTGATGGCCGACAGCAGTGGGGGTTACCCCATCGCACTATCGGCACTGATGTCGGTGATCGCGCTCGGCTCCGGCTTCGCCATCCAGGCGGTCGGCCGCAGGATCGACACGCCGACCCACGCCAGAGGCGCACTCGTTGCACTCGCCATTCTGGTCTTCGGGATGTTGCTCGCAGCGTGGGCCGCGTCGGTATTGACGATCGCCGCCGCTCTCATCGCAGCGGCAGTGCTCGGTTGCGGTTACGGCATGGCGTTGGTCTCCGGATTGCAAGAGGTGCAACGTATTGCCGGCCCCGATGATCTCGCCGGACTGACCGCTGTGTTCTATTCACTCACGTACCTGGGGTTCGCGATTCCGGCGATTCTGTCTGCGCTCACCGAGCAATGGCCCGGGGTCGTGACCTATCCCGCCATCTTCGTCTTCGGTTCGGTTCTCGCCGCGCTTTGCTGGGTGTTCATTCGTGCTCGTTCGAGAGCGCACCTTCCCTGA
- a CDS encoding M1 family metallopeptidase has product MFDLDANDAPIDPYLPESGNRGYRVSRYELDLEYKVDSNRLTGTAQITAVTTATIAKFALDLGPALRVSKVSVNGSRSVKFSRQRGKLKITMAKPILSGGALVVTVHYGGIPKPISSFWGEVGWDELAEGAIVASQPNGAASWFPCDDHPGSKASFGITITTDSPYYAVANGTLVRKQTRASRTTWVYEQPEPMATYLATIQIGHYEKRVTSTEPVPIEAIIPPRLRRHYDHDFGRQAQMMETFVRLYGPYPFSAYTVVVTDDELEIPIEAQGISIFGANHCSGDRHSERLVAHELAHQWFGNSLTLGTWADIWLHEGFACYSEWIWVENSGGTSAHDKAQRAYAIQQTLPKDLILGDPGKAKLFDDRVYKRGALALHSLRRTVGDERFFALIQLWTKDYRYSTVSSQDFIDLASRFGCPRTLWDSWLYQAELPALP; this is encoded by the coding sequence ATGTTCGACCTCGACGCCAACGATGCGCCGATCGACCCGTACCTGCCCGAGAGCGGCAACCGCGGCTATCGGGTCTCGCGGTACGAGTTGGATCTCGAGTACAAGGTCGACAGCAATCGATTGACCGGAACAGCGCAGATCACTGCAGTCACCACCGCGACCATCGCCAAGTTCGCGCTCGATCTCGGGCCTGCACTGCGGGTGTCCAAGGTGTCGGTCAACGGGTCCCGCTCGGTGAAGTTCTCACGCCAGCGCGGCAAGTTGAAGATCACGATGGCCAAACCGATTCTCTCGGGTGGGGCGCTCGTCGTCACCGTGCACTACGGCGGAATCCCCAAGCCCATCAGCAGTTTCTGGGGTGAAGTCGGCTGGGACGAACTCGCCGAAGGCGCCATCGTCGCGAGCCAACCCAACGGCGCCGCATCCTGGTTTCCCTGCGACGACCATCCGGGATCCAAAGCGAGCTTCGGCATCACGATCACCACGGACTCGCCCTACTACGCGGTGGCCAACGGAACTTTGGTGCGCAAGCAGACTCGGGCGAGCCGCACGACCTGGGTGTACGAGCAACCCGAGCCGATGGCGACGTACCTTGCCACCATTCAGATAGGTCACTACGAAAAGCGCGTCACCAGCACCGAGCCCGTGCCGATAGAGGCGATCATTCCTCCACGGCTGCGTCGGCACTACGATCACGATTTCGGCCGTCAAGCCCAGATGATGGAGACCTTCGTACGCCTGTACGGCCCGTACCCGTTCTCCGCCTACACCGTTGTCGTCACCGATGACGAACTGGAAATTCCGATCGAGGCGCAAGGCATTTCGATCTTCGGCGCCAACCATTGTTCGGGTGATCGACACTCCGAACGCCTTGTCGCACACGAGCTTGCGCATCAATGGTTCGGCAACAGCCTCACACTCGGAACCTGGGCGGACATCTGGCTCCACGAAGGCTTCGCGTGCTACTCCGAATGGATCTGGGTCGAAAACTCCGGTGGCACAAGCGCTCACGACAAGGCACAGCGCGCATACGCCATCCAGCAGACATTGCCGAAGGATCTGATACTCGGCGATCCAGGCAAGGCCAAGCTGTTCGATGATCGGGTCTACAAGCGTGGCGCGCTGGCATTGCATTCACTGCGGCGAACCGTCGGTGACGAGCGGTTCTTCGCGCTGATTCAGCTGTGGACCAAAGATTATCGCTATTCGACGGTATCGAGCCAGGACTTCATCGACCTGGCCTCGCGCTTCGGTTGCCCGCGAACCCTCTGGGACAGCTGGCTCTATCAGGCGGAGCTGCCGGCGCTTCCGTAG
- a CDS encoding Pls/PosA family non-ribosomal peptide synthetase encodes MPSSDVPPDFLRSAHAPEQRTLIDILRATAEQYPDAPAIDDGTVAVSYSELLVDIDEGSQWLYRAGVRRGDRVGIRMPSGSFALYVAILSILNAGAAYVPVDADDPDERAELVFGEAQVTAVVTANGIVAGTAEKNTAPASDVGAPTTEDDAWVIFTSGSTGTPKGVAVSHRSAAAFVDAEARMFMQDDPLGPGDRVLAGLSVAFDASCEEMWLAWRHGAALVPAPRSLVRSGLDLGPWLVSRDITVVSTVPTLAALWPAVALEAVRLLIFGGEACPPELAERLAVDGREVWNTYGPTEATVVACASIMDGKGPVRIGLPLDGWDLAVVDAAGKPVAVGEVGELVIGGVGLARYLDPEKDAEKYAPMPTLGWERAYRSGDLVELELEGLLFQGRADDQIKLGGRRIELGEIDNALQALPGVAGAAAAIRTTGAGNSVLIGYLSSTDPDFDLDAARTLLAQQLPSALVPRLTLVDELPTRTSGKVDRNALPWPLPGMGEQSGLGGTAGWVAELWTEILGAQVSDDNADFFQNGGGSLSAAQLVTALRQRFPEVTVAQLYDHPRLGSLARMLDDLAPPVDVVPREVIPTPRRAQWIQIAATVPLTTLTGLQWVTWLGILANVMSWFADVPWAPTVSWWWLLVAFLLFITPVGRMAISVVGSRLLLTGVKPGAYDRGGSVHLRLWTATRLTDASGASNLSGAPWMVYYARALGAKIGKGVDLHTMPPVTGMLELGDGCSVEPEVDLTGHWIDGDIVYIGGIRIGAGATVGARSTLLPGTSVGKNAVVTAGSAVVGRVKAGQMWAGSPATKIGKAEHPWPEETPPRATRWIVAYGVASLFLSGMAIFSIGVSLVLMGWWLHTATTLLGALGRGVLLLPVATMVSLATFALITVAAVRLCSIGLTEGYHPVRSRIGFQVWATERLMDSARTFLFPLYASLLTPGWLRLLGAKIGKDVEASTVLMIPKFTTVADGAFLADDTMIASYELGGGWMRLGDAKVGKRAFLGNSGMTGPGRTVPKNGLVAVLSATPDKAKSGSSWLGSPPVRLRRTSGKTDSSRTFDPPTKLKIARAFVETCRLIPVVVTFAIGLGVLFGLFALADSHGYWLAALLSGVVLLIAGAVAATVSALAKWAWVGRIDKVEHPLWSSFVWRNEVSDTFVETVAAPWFARAAEGTAVLNMWLRWLGADIGHGVWCETYWLPEADLVTLADGATVNRGCVVQTHLFHDRIMSMDSVTLGRGATLGQHCVALPAAGIGDGATVGPASLVMRGDTVPAHTRWQGNPIAPWAKGDPYRRITAAAEATL; translated from the coding sequence CTGCCTTCGAGCGACGTACCCCCCGATTTTTTACGCTCCGCGCACGCGCCCGAGCAGCGCACGTTGATCGATATTCTCCGCGCCACAGCAGAGCAATACCCTGACGCACCCGCAATCGACGACGGCACCGTCGCGGTGTCCTACAGCGAATTGCTCGTAGACATCGACGAGGGATCACAGTGGCTGTATCGAGCCGGTGTTCGCCGCGGCGATCGCGTCGGAATCCGGATGCCGTCGGGATCCTTCGCCCTGTACGTCGCCATTCTGTCGATTCTCAACGCGGGGGCGGCCTACGTGCCCGTCGACGCGGACGACCCCGACGAGCGCGCCGAACTCGTATTCGGCGAGGCCCAGGTCACCGCGGTGGTGACCGCGAACGGAATCGTTGCCGGTACAGCCGAAAAGAACACAGCACCCGCCTCGGACGTCGGCGCCCCGACAACCGAGGACGACGCCTGGGTCATCTTCACTTCCGGTTCGACCGGGACCCCGAAGGGGGTGGCCGTGAGCCACCGTAGCGCGGCGGCCTTCGTCGACGCAGAAGCACGCATGTTCATGCAGGACGATCCACTCGGCCCCGGCGATCGTGTGCTGGCGGGTCTGTCGGTGGCGTTCGACGCTTCGTGCGAGGAAATGTGGCTCGCCTGGCGTCACGGCGCCGCACTGGTGCCCGCGCCGCGATCGCTCGTGCGCAGCGGCCTGGACCTGGGTCCGTGGCTCGTCTCGCGCGACATCACCGTCGTGTCGACGGTTCCCACTCTGGCGGCCCTGTGGCCTGCCGTTGCCCTCGAAGCGGTTCGGTTGCTCATCTTCGGCGGCGAGGCCTGCCCACCCGAGTTGGCCGAGCGTCTCGCCGTGGACGGGCGCGAGGTGTGGAACACCTACGGTCCGACCGAGGCGACCGTCGTCGCCTGCGCATCGATCATGGACGGCAAGGGTCCGGTGCGCATCGGCCTACCGCTCGACGGCTGGGATCTCGCGGTCGTCGATGCTGCAGGCAAGCCAGTAGCCGTCGGAGAAGTCGGTGAACTGGTGATCGGAGGTGTCGGGCTCGCCCGCTATCTCGACCCCGAGAAGGACGCCGAAAAGTACGCGCCCATGCCCACGCTCGGCTGGGAGCGCGCGTACCGCAGCGGAGACCTCGTCGAACTCGAGCTCGAAGGTCTCCTTTTCCAGGGCCGCGCCGACGATCAGATCAAGCTCGGCGGGCGACGCATCGAACTCGGCGAGATCGACAACGCACTACAGGCCCTCCCCGGTGTTGCCGGCGCTGCCGCGGCAATTCGCACCACCGGCGCGGGCAACTCGGTACTCATCGGTTATCTGTCCAGCACCGACCCGGACTTCGATCTCGACGCCGCGCGCACCCTGCTCGCCCAGCAACTTCCGTCGGCGCTCGTTCCGCGGCTCACCCTCGTCGATGAGCTGCCGACCCGGACGTCGGGCAAGGTGGATCGAAACGCGCTCCCGTGGCCACTTCCCGGCATGGGCGAACAGTCCGGGCTCGGCGGAACGGCGGGATGGGTTGCCGAACTGTGGACCGAAATTCTCGGCGCTCAGGTCTCCGACGACAACGCCGACTTCTTCCAGAACGGTGGCGGATCGTTGTCCGCCGCGCAGTTGGTGACAGCGCTTCGTCAGCGTTTTCCCGAGGTCACCGTCGCGCAGTTGTACGACCATCCGCGGCTCGGCTCACTCGCCCGCATGCTCGACGACCTTGCACCGCCGGTCGACGTCGTTCCGCGTGAAGTCATCCCGACACCGCGTCGGGCGCAGTGGATCCAGATCGCCGCAACGGTGCCGCTGACCACGCTTACCGGTCTGCAGTGGGTCACCTGGCTCGGCATTCTCGCCAACGTCATGTCATGGTTCGCCGACGTGCCATGGGCGCCGACGGTGTCCTGGTGGTGGCTCCTGGTCGCGTTCCTGCTGTTCATCACGCCGGTCGGCCGGATGGCGATCTCGGTCGTCGGCTCACGCCTTCTGCTGACCGGAGTGAAACCGGGCGCCTACGACCGCGGCGGCAGCGTGCATCTGCGCCTGTGGACGGCAACGCGCCTCACCGATGCCAGCGGCGCCTCCAACCTGTCCGGCGCGCCGTGGATGGTCTACTACGCCCGAGCACTCGGCGCGAAGATCGGTAAGGGCGTCGACCTGCACACCATGCCTCCGGTGACGGGAATGCTCGAACTCGGCGACGGCTGCTCGGTCGAACCCGAGGTGGACCTCACCGGTCACTGGATCGACGGCGACATCGTCTACATCGGCGGCATCAGGATCGGTGCGGGGGCAACCGTCGGCGCTCGATCGACGCTTCTACCAGGCACTTCGGTCGGCAAGAACGCCGTCGTGACCGCCGGTTCCGCCGTCGTCGGACGCGTCAAAGCCGGCCAGATGTGGGCCGGCTCCCCCGCCACGAAAATCGGCAAGGCCGAGCACCCGTGGCCCGAGGAAACACCACCTCGCGCGACCCGGTGGATCGTGGCCTACGGCGTCGCGTCCCTGTTCCTGTCAGGTATGGCGATCTTCTCCATCGGCGTCTCGTTGGTACTGATGGGCTGGTGGCTGCACACTGCGACGACGTTGCTCGGCGCACTCGGCCGCGGCGTACTGCTGCTACCTGTCGCCACGATGGTCTCCCTCGCGACGTTCGCGCTCATCACGGTGGCCGCGGTGCGTCTGTGCAGCATCGGCCTGACCGAGGGCTATCACCCGGTTCGCAGCCGAATCGGCTTTCAGGTGTGGGCAACGGAACGACTCATGGACTCCGCGCGCACCTTCCTGTTCCCGCTCTACGCCAGCTTGTTGACGCCGGGATGGCTGCGACTTCTCGGCGCGAAGATCGGCAAGGACGTAGAGGCCTCGACCGTGCTGATGATTCCGAAATTCACCACCGTCGCAGACGGTGCATTCCTCGCCGACGACACGATGATCGCCAGCTACGAACTCGGCGGCGGCTGGATGCGCCTCGGGGATGCCAAGGTCGGCAAGCGGGCGTTCCTCGGCAACTCCGGCATGACGGGTCCGGGACGCACAGTCCCGAAGAACGGCCTCGTCGCCGTACTGTCGGCTACCCCGGACAAGGCGAAATCCGGATCGTCCTGGCTCGGCAGCCCACCCGTGCGGTTGCGTCGCACCTCCGGAAAGACCGACTCCTCGCGCACGTTCGATCCGCCGACCAAGCTGAAGATCGCTCGGGCATTCGTCGAGACCTGCCGACTGATTCCGGTGGTCGTGACATTCGCGATCGGCCTGGGAGTGCTGTTCGGTCTCTTCGCACTGGCCGACAGTCATGGGTACTGGCTTGCCGCGCTACTCAGCGGAGTCGTACTGCTCATTGCCGGTGCCGTCGCCGCTACGGTGTCCGCGCTGGCGAAGTGGGCCTGGGTCGGCCGTATAGACAAGGTGGAACACCCATTGTGGAGCTCGTTCGTGTGGCGCAACGAAGTGTCCGACACGTTCGTCGAAACCGTCGCGGCCCCGTGGTTCGCGCGGGCAGCAGAAGGCACAGCCGTGCTCAACATGTGGCTTCGTTGGCTCGGCGCGGACATCGGCCATGGAGTCTGGTGTGAAACATACTGGCTACCGGAAGCCGATCTTGTGACACTTGCCGACGGTGCAACAGTCAACCGTGGGTGCGTTGTGCAGACGCACCTGTTCCATGATCGGATCATGTCCATGGACAGCGTCACCCTCGGACGAGGAGCCACATTGGGGCAGCATTGCGTCGCACTGCCTGCCGCAGGAATCGGCGACGGCGCTACCGTCGGGCCGGCGTCTCTGGTGATGCGCGGCGATACCGTGCCTGCGCACACGCGGTGGCAGGGTAACCCGATCGCGCCGTGGGCGAAGGGCGATCCGTACCGCCGGATCACTGCGGCGGCCGAGGCGACGCTGTGA